The Puntigrus tetrazona isolate hp1 chromosome 19, ASM1883169v1, whole genome shotgun sequence genome has a segment encoding these proteins:
- the vamp1a gene encoding vesicle associated membrane protein 1a, producing MSAPDANASPGAPGAPEGEGGPPAPPPNLTSNRRLQQTQAQVDEVVDIMRVNVDKVLERDQKLSELDDRADALQAGASQFESSAAKLKNKYWWKNVKMMIMMGIIGVILMGIVFMYFYY from the exons AT gtctgccccagatgCCAATGCAAGCCCTGGAGCCCCAGGAGCCCCAGAGGGTGAGGGAGGCCCACCCGCCCCACCTCCCAACCTCACCAGCAACCGTCGTCTCCAACAGACACAGGCCCAAGTGGATGAG GTGGTTGATATCATGCGCGTGAACGTGGACAAGGTTCTGGAAAGAGATCAGAAGCTGTCAGAACTGGACGACCGGGCAGACGCGCTGCAGGCCGGAGCATCGCAGTTTGAGAGCAGCGCTGCTAAACTGAAAAACAAGTACTGGTGGAAGAACGTTAAG ATGATGATCATGATGGGAATTATTGGGGTCATCTTGATGGGCATCGTTTTCA TGTACTTCTATTACTGA